In Oncorhynchus tshawytscha isolate Ot180627B linkage group LG28, Otsh_v2.0, whole genome shotgun sequence, a genomic segment contains:
- the LOC112227232 gene encoding WW domain-containing adapter protein with coiled-coil-like isoform X1, with protein MVMHTRKQPRLSDGCTDRRDSQPYQTHKSQPKSQSTTLHRHDKMRDGLSDPTPPYKMLRHSDESPVNKHSDGHSKTKTFHTLRGQDGGTSYSPQENSHNHSSNSHSNQSKASDTPHEPADDWSEHISSSGKKYYYNCRTEVSQWEKPKDWLEREQRQKDPSKRESNTFPKDRDYRRESVDTATTKSTSGDKSSSNTAPSQSSSSTNPGLNQASGSNPTPSSSSSMVPVSPSVQSQASGLLQDPALLRQLLPALQATLQMSNGSMDMAKINEVLAAAVTQASLQSMLHKLLTAGPSAFNITALLSQAAQHSNQAALQASQSPISLTSDASSPRSYVSPRNGTPQTNLLTQKPLLSMPPATSQPKVTPVKPGPVSQQASAEKRPEDPRTLQQRSSQGSPPPGPNSNSTGSHSVPNAASGLTSAPGSFTPSLASHFDENLVRHIQNWPAEHIEKQAARLREDAHNMGSLYMSEICTELKNLRSLVRVCEIQATLREQRILFLRQQSKELDKLKNQNSYMV; from the exons ATGGTAATGCATACAAGGAAACAACCGAGACTCAGCGATGG GTGTACCGACCGAAGGGATTCACAACCCTATCAG ACACACAAATCCCAGCCCAAGAGTCAATCTACCACCCTTCACCGTCACGATAAAATGCGAGATGGGTTGTCAGATCCTACACCACCCTACAAAATGCTCCGACACTCTGATGAAAGTCCAGTCAATAAGCACAGTGACGGACAcagcaaaacaaaaacatttcacaCACTCCGAGGCCAAGATGGTG GGACCAGCTACTCTCCGCAAGAGAATTCTCACAACCACAGCTCCAACTCGCACTCAAATCAAAGCAAGGCGTCAGACACA CCTCACGAGCCTGCAGACGACTGGTCGGAGCACATCAGCTCCTCGGGCAAGAAGTACTACTACAACTGCAGGACTGAGGTCTCTCAGTGGGAGAAGCCCAAAGACTGGCTGGAGAG AGAGCAAAGGCAAAAAGACCCGTCTAAGAGAGAGTCCAACACGTTCCCTAAAGACCGGGACTACAGACGAGAGTCTGTGGACACAGCCACCACAA AGAGTACTTCCGGGGACAAGTCGTCCTCCAACACTGCTCCTTCCCAGTCATCTTCATCCACCAATCCGGGCCTGAACCAAGCCTCTGGCTctaaccccaccccctcctcatcctcctccatgGTCCCTGTGTCCCCCTCTGTCCAATCTCAGGCCTCGGGCCTGCTCCAAGACCCCGCCCTCCTGCGGCAGCTCCTCCCAGCGCTGCAGGCCACCCTGCAGATGAGCAATGGCAGCATGGACATGGCCAAGATCAATGAGG TCCTTGCGGCTGCTGTTACCCAAGCTTCCCTGCAGTCTATGCTTCATAAACTCCTCACTGCTGGACCATCTGCTTTCAACATCACTGCTCTTCTTTCCCAAGCTGCTCAACACTCCAACCAAG CGGCCCTGCAGGCAAGTCAGTCACCCATATCACTAACGTCGGACGCCTCCTCGCCCCGCTCATACGTGTCGCCCAGGAATGGCACGCCCCAGACCAACCTCCTTACCCAGAAACCCCTGCTCAGTATGCCACCCGCCACATCCCAACCAAAG GTTACCCCAGTGAAACCAGGACCAGTTTCTCAGCAGGCTTCAGCAGAGAAACGTCCAGAGGACCCCCGAACTCTCCAACAGCGGAG CAGTCAGGGGAGTCCGCCACCAGGACCTAACAGCAACTCCACCGGCAGCCACTCTGTTCCCAACGCTGCCTCAGGCCTCACCAGCGCTCCCGGCTCCTTCACTCCCTCGCTGGCTTCTCACTTTGACGAGAACCTCGTCAGGCACATCCAGAACTGGCCCGCAGAGCACATCGAGAAGCAG GCAGCACGGTTACGGGAGGATGCCCACAACATGGGCAGTCTCTACATGTCTGAGATCTGCACCGAACTCAAAAACCTCCGATCTTTAGTCAGAGTGTGTGAGATCCAGGCCACGCTGCGGGAACAGAG AATACTGTTCCTGAGACAGCAGAGCAAAGAACTGGACAAGCTGAAGAACCAGAACTCTTACATGGTCTGA
- the LOC112227232 gene encoding WW domain-containing adapter protein with coiled-coil-like isoform X2 encodes MVMHTRKQPRLSDGCTDRRDSQPYQTHKSQPKSQSTTLHRHDKMRDGLSDPTPPYKMLRHSDESPVNKHSDGHSKTKTFHTLRGQDGGTSYSPQENSHNHSSNSHSNQSKASDTPHEPADDWSEHISSSGKKYYYNCRTEVSQWEKPKDWLEREQRQKDPSKRESNTFPKDRDYRRESVDTATTKSTSGDKSSSNTAPSQSSSSTNPGLNQASGSNPTPSSSSSMVPVSPSVQSQASGLLQDPALLRQLLPALQATLQMSNGSMDMAKINEVLAAAVTQASLQSMLHKLLTAGPSAFNITALLSQAAQHSNQAALQASQSPISLTSDASSPRSYVSPRNGTPQTNLLTQKPLLSMPPATSQPKVTPVKPGPVSQQASAEKRPEDPRTLQQRSQGSPPPGPNSNSTGSHSVPNAASGLTSAPGSFTPSLASHFDENLVRHIQNWPAEHIEKQAARLREDAHNMGSLYMSEICTELKNLRSLVRVCEIQATLREQRILFLRQQSKELDKLKNQNSYMV; translated from the exons ATGGTAATGCATACAAGGAAACAACCGAGACTCAGCGATGG GTGTACCGACCGAAGGGATTCACAACCCTATCAG ACACACAAATCCCAGCCCAAGAGTCAATCTACCACCCTTCACCGTCACGATAAAATGCGAGATGGGTTGTCAGATCCTACACCACCCTACAAAATGCTCCGACACTCTGATGAAAGTCCAGTCAATAAGCACAGTGACGGACAcagcaaaacaaaaacatttcacaCACTCCGAGGCCAAGATGGTG GGACCAGCTACTCTCCGCAAGAGAATTCTCACAACCACAGCTCCAACTCGCACTCAAATCAAAGCAAGGCGTCAGACACA CCTCACGAGCCTGCAGACGACTGGTCGGAGCACATCAGCTCCTCGGGCAAGAAGTACTACTACAACTGCAGGACTGAGGTCTCTCAGTGGGAGAAGCCCAAAGACTGGCTGGAGAG AGAGCAAAGGCAAAAAGACCCGTCTAAGAGAGAGTCCAACACGTTCCCTAAAGACCGGGACTACAGACGAGAGTCTGTGGACACAGCCACCACAA AGAGTACTTCCGGGGACAAGTCGTCCTCCAACACTGCTCCTTCCCAGTCATCTTCATCCACCAATCCGGGCCTGAACCAAGCCTCTGGCTctaaccccaccccctcctcatcctcctccatgGTCCCTGTGTCCCCCTCTGTCCAATCTCAGGCCTCGGGCCTGCTCCAAGACCCCGCCCTCCTGCGGCAGCTCCTCCCAGCGCTGCAGGCCACCCTGCAGATGAGCAATGGCAGCATGGACATGGCCAAGATCAATGAGG TCCTTGCGGCTGCTGTTACCCAAGCTTCCCTGCAGTCTATGCTTCATAAACTCCTCACTGCTGGACCATCTGCTTTCAACATCACTGCTCTTCTTTCCCAAGCTGCTCAACACTCCAACCAAG CGGCCCTGCAGGCAAGTCAGTCACCCATATCACTAACGTCGGACGCCTCCTCGCCCCGCTCATACGTGTCGCCCAGGAATGGCACGCCCCAGACCAACCTCCTTACCCAGAAACCCCTGCTCAGTATGCCACCCGCCACATCCCAACCAAAG GTTACCCCAGTGAAACCAGGACCAGTTTCTCAGCAGGCTTCAGCAGAGAAACGTCCAGAGGACCCCCGAACTCTCCAACAGCGGAG TCAGGGGAGTCCGCCACCAGGACCTAACAGCAACTCCACCGGCAGCCACTCTGTTCCCAACGCTGCCTCAGGCCTCACCAGCGCTCCCGGCTCCTTCACTCCCTCGCTGGCTTCTCACTTTGACGAGAACCTCGTCAGGCACATCCAGAACTGGCCCGCAGAGCACATCGAGAAGCAG GCAGCACGGTTACGGGAGGATGCCCACAACATGGGCAGTCTCTACATGTCTGAGATCTGCACCGAACTCAAAAACCTCCGATCTTTAGTCAGAGTGTGTGAGATCCAGGCCACGCTGCGGGAACAGAG AATACTGTTCCTGAGACAGCAGAGCAAAGAACTGGACAAGCTGAAGAACCAGAACTCTTACATGGTCTGA